The following proteins are co-located in the Clostridiales bacterium genome:
- a CDS encoding ABC transporter ATP-binding protein codes for MAGVKITNLHKSFAVSGREVPVLTGLNLTLGEKGITVIVGKSGCGKTTLLRILAGLETMDQGEIQIPGSGIHRIGSPRYRQDGQKQRARSQTPQPEKKIGMVFQEPRLMPWLTVWKNIIFGQKKHEIHQENIQTLIDTVGLTGFEKAYPNQLSGGMQQRVSLARALAYDAELILMDEPFAALDHFTRETMQQELLRIDSVSRKLTVFVTHSIDEALLLAQKIVVLGEGNVRGEYDLSPCPYPRDLLSGELIEIKRDLLERL; via the coding sequence ATAGCTGGAGTTAAAATAACAAACCTGCATAAAAGCTTCGCCGTATCTGGCAGGGAGGTACCGGTCCTTACGGGCTTAAATCTGACCTTAGGAGAGAAGGGGATCACCGTCATTGTGGGGAAAAGTGGCTGTGGGAAAACCACATTGCTCAGGATTTTAGCAGGACTTGAAACTATGGACCAAGGTGAAATCCAGATACCGGGCAGCGGGATTCATAGAATAGGAAGTCCAAGGTATCGGCAAGACGGGCAAAAACAGAGGGCAAGGAGCCAAACACCACAGCCCGAGAAAAAGATCGGGATGGTCTTTCAGGAACCTCGTCTGATGCCTTGGCTTACCGTTTGGAAGAATATTATCTTTGGGCAAAAAAAGCATGAGATTCACCAGGAGAACATACAAACCTTGATTGATACAGTGGGTCTTACGGGATTTGAGAAGGCCTATCCGAATCAACTCTCCGGCGGAATGCAGCAGCGTGTTTCTCTGGCAAGAGCCCTGGCATATGATGCAGAATTAATTCTCATGGACGAGCCTTTTGCTGCCTTGGATCATTTTACACGGGAAACCATGCAGCAGGAATTGCTTCGGATTGATTCTGTGAGCCGTAAGCTCACCGTTTTTGTTACCCACAGTATTGATGAAGCCCTGTTGCTTGCGCAGAAGATCGTCGTTCTGGGAGAAGGAAACGTGAGAGGAGAATATGATCTCTCGCCATGCCCCTACCCAAGAGACTTGCTGTCAGGCGAGCTGATCGAGATCAAGAGAGACCTATTGGAAAGGCTCTGA
- a CDS encoding aliphatic sulfonate ABC transporter substrate-binding protein: MKKIVVLALSCFLTLTLLAGCGAKAAEEGETVKTYDMDKVVVTYVKSPLNVPSIVEKEKGIFAENFSDYGLAVEYSNLTTGPEQTQALASGDIQFLNAVGATSAILSASNGGDIKIVSMYSRSPEAFRLFAKDDSIKSAADLKGKKIAGPKGTILHELLVSYLATEGLTEKDVEFISMGIPESQAALIAGEVDCALQAGPAAYNLAKDGYPVVTTGKGLVDATIVTATSNAFYEKYPELVRAFLAAQNEVLTYMDDNYDEIIDITAKETELSTDAVLEMFPMYDFSSKITDSDIASMKKTVTFMLDNDMIENDVNIDDLILDVK, translated from the coding sequence ATGAAAAAAATAGTTGTCTTAGCATTAAGTTGTTTCTTAACACTCACTCTGCTTGCCGGATGCGGCGCAAAAGCTGCAGAGGAGGGGGAGACTGTAAAAACATATGACATGGATAAAGTCGTTGTGACCTATGTAAAGTCACCGCTGAATGTTCCGTCTATCGTAGAGAAAGAGAAAGGCATTTTTGCTGAAAACTTTAGCGATTATGGACTTGCTGTGGAATATTCCAATCTGACAACAGGACCTGAACAGACCCAGGCTCTGGCTTCTGGAGATATTCAATTCCTCAACGCCGTTGGCGCTACTTCGGCAATCCTTTCTGCATCGAACGGAGGGGATATCAAAATCGTTAGCATGTACAGCCGCTCACCGGAGGCCTTCCGCCTCTTTGCCAAGGATGATAGCATCAAGTCAGCAGCGGATCTAAAAGGCAAGAAAATTGCAGGACCCAAGGGAACCATCCTTCACGAGCTGTTGGTATCCTATCTGGCGACCGAAGGGCTGACGGAGAAGGATGTAGAATTCATTTCCATGGGGATTCCAGAATCGCAAGCGGCACTCATTGCAGGGGAGGTTGACTGCGCTCTTCAGGCAGGTCCGGCGGCATATAATCTGGCAAAGGACGGCTATCCCGTGGTAACCACCGGGAAAGGTCTTGTGGACGCTACCATTGTAACTGCCACAAGCAATGCGTTCTATGAAAAGTATCCCGAGCTGGTTCGTGCGTTCCTGGCGGCACAAAATGAGGTACTGACCTATATGGACGATAATTATGATGAAATCATTGATATTACAGCAAAAGAAACAGAACTGAGTACCGATGCGGTGCTGGAAATGTTCCCGATGTATGACTTCAGCTCAAAGATTACAGATAGCGATATTGCATCGATGAAAAAAACCGTAACGTTCATGCTTGATAATGATATGATCGAAAACGATGTAAATATCGACGACTTGATTCTCGATGTGAAATAA
- a CDS encoding GntR family transcriptional regulator has protein sequence MMNESDFKKAPLYLQIREAIYNKIISGEYKAGDKLPAEDKLAEQFGTSRMTVNKALLELVNREYLTRVQGNGTFVSKMRKEGSLSKGLSFNDSMMQKGFKVSTTVMEQKMILPARSVAELLNIPVTSEVLYLKRLREVNNEPIVVQEAYLTSRVSQSLMEIDFSEKALYSSLRNDCQVEIVRAKDTVEAKAADEETSTLLKIPEGFPVLVTQRLAYDGSDTPIELSYSIYRSDQYMLEVEYK, from the coding sequence ATGATGAACGAAAGCGATTTCAAGAAAGCGCCTCTTTATCTACAGATTCGAGAGGCCATTTACAATAAGATTATCAGTGGAGAATATAAGGCTGGAGACAAACTTCCTGCAGAGGATAAACTGGCAGAACAATTCGGAACAAGCCGAATGACGGTAAATAAAGCCCTGCTGGAGCTCGTCAATCGTGAGTATCTCACAAGAGTTCAGGGAAACGGAACTTTTGTCAGCAAGATGAGAAAGGAAGGAAGTCTTTCAAAGGGTCTGAGCTTTAATGACTCAATGATGCAAAAAGGTTTTAAGGTTTCCACGACGGTGATGGAGCAGAAAATGATTCTGCCTGCACGAAGCGTTGCAGAGCTTCTGAACATTCCCGTGACTTCAGAAGTGCTGTATTTAAAACGCCTTCGCGAGGTAAATAACGAACCCATCGTCGTTCAGGAAGCTTACCTTACAAGCAGAGTAAGCCAATCTCTGATGGAGATTGATTTTAGTGAGAAAGCGTTGTATTCCAGCTTGAGAAACGATTGCCAGGTTGAGATCGTACGGGCAAAAGATACAGTAGAAGCGAAGGCGGCTGATGAGGAAACCAGCACCCTGCTGAAGATTCCAGAAGGCTTTCCTGTTTTGGTGACCCAGCGGTTGGCTTATGATGGATCGGATACACCTATTGAACTGTCCTACAGCATTTATCGAAGTGACCAATATATGCTGGAAGTGGAATATAAATAG
- a CDS encoding transporter substrate-binding domain-containing protein, producing MKKSLSVVLIMVLAMGLFVGCGGGKAEDPSDAGANAGKVFNIATDTTFAPFEFQNDKGEYVGIDIEILAAIAEDQGFEYKLNPLGFSAAVAALESNQTDGVIAGMSITEERQQKYDFSEAYYDSGVVMAIKADNDTIKSYGDLKGQQVAVKTGTEGATFAESIKDQYGFTVVYFDESPLMYETVKTGNAVACFEDYPVMGYGITQGNGLKMVTDMEKGSSYGFAVLKGKNTDLLDMFNAGLKNIRENGTYQAILDKYIAAE from the coding sequence ATGAAAAAGAGTTTAAGCGTAGTCTTGATTATGGTACTGGCTATGGGATTATTTGTAGGATGCGGAGGCGGAAAAGCAGAAGATCCGTCCGATGCAGGAGCTAATGCAGGAAAGGTATTCAACATCGCAACCGATACGACCTTTGCGCCGTTTGAATTCCAGAATGATAAGGGCGAGTATGTAGGAATCGACATCGAGATCCTGGCAGCCATTGCAGAAGATCAGGGCTTTGAGTACAAACTCAATCCATTGGGCTTCAGCGCAGCAGTAGCGGCACTGGAATCCAATCAGACCGACGGAGTTATCGCCGGTATGAGTATTACAGAAGAAAGACAGCAGAAATATGATTTCTCTGAAGCTTATTATGATTCCGGTGTTGTTATGGCCATCAAGGCTGACAATGATACCATCAAATCCTATGGCGACCTGAAGGGCCAGCAGGTTGCGGTAAAGACCGGGACCGAAGGCGCAACATTCGCAGAATCCATCAAGGATCAGTATGGCTTCACCGTTGTATATTTTGATGAATCCCCACTGATGTATGAAACCGTTAAAACAGGAAATGCAGTAGCCTGCTTTGAAGACTATCCTGTTATGGGTTACGGAATCACACAGGGCAACGGTCTGAAGATGGTTACTGATATGGAAAAAGGATCCTCTTATGGATTTGCAGTCCTGAAGGGAAAGAATACAGACCTTCTTGATATGTTTAACGCAGGACTTAAGAATATCAGAGAAAACGGTACTTATCAGGCAATTTTAGACAAGTATATCGCTGCAGAATAA
- a CDS encoding amino acid ABC transporter ATP-binding protein: MSAQIIVNNLHKYFGSLEVLKGISLEIEKGQVVCVIGPSGSGKSTLLRCINRLEEPTRGEIVVDDITITDSKEDINKVRRHIGMVFQQFNLFPHLPVKENIMMAPLELKLKTKKEAEQKALELLERVGLSEKADAMPRQLSGGQQQRVAIARALAMEPDIMLFDEPTSALDPEMVGEVLAVMKELAAMGMTMVVVTHEMGFAKDVADRVIFMDEGIIQEEAPPSEIFTNPKNPRTRGFLDKVLSV, from the coding sequence ATGAGTGCTCAGATCATTGTAAACAATCTTCACAAGTACTTCGGAAGCCTGGAGGTACTCAAAGGAATTAGCCTGGAGATTGAGAAGGGACAGGTGGTCTGTGTCATCGGACCCAGCGGCTCGGGCAAATCGACTCTGCTGCGGTGCATTAACCGTTTAGAGGAGCCTACCCGTGGAGAAATTGTTGTTGATGACATTACCATCACAGACTCCAAAGAAGATATCAACAAGGTGAGAAGACATATCGGAATGGTGTTTCAACAGTTCAATTTGTTTCCGCACCTTCCCGTCAAAGAAAATATTATGATGGCACCGCTGGAGCTCAAGCTGAAGACGAAAAAGGAAGCGGAGCAGAAAGCACTCGAGCTGCTGGAGCGAGTAGGCCTTTCTGAGAAGGCCGACGCAATGCCGAGACAGCTGTCCGGCGGACAGCAGCAGCGTGTGGCTATCGCAAGAGCCCTTGCGATGGAGCCTGACATCATGCTCTTCGACGAACCGACCTCTGCACTGGACCCCGAAATGGTCGGTGAGGTTTTGGCCGTTATGAAGGAGCTTGCTGCCATGGGAATGACCATGGTAGTGGTCACCCACGAAATGGGCTTTGCAAAGGACGTTGCTGATCGGGTTATTTTCATGGATGAAGGAATCATTCAGGAGGAAGCCCCTCCATCAGAAATCTTCACCAATCCGAAAAACCCGAGGACAAGAGGATTTTTAGATAAGGTACTTTCCGTATAA
- a CDS encoding pyrimidine reductase: MSLPMIPFDAEKIKIRSVYQSQELAHYIDLPVPSEKIKQVYGDELRFPENREDRPYLFSSFVSSIDGKLAYADKPSAFYVAGKNQLAGAGKDTDFWILNALRGVCDAALIGGNSMGTDPDYSMHCMDADIEEDRIKAGLSRVPLNIIMTLDATDVPLDHTLLANEKVPVLMITSPAGMNHVRSAYKGDFLTVSGQEPAELIREKIQGAVPGVLPILVTGSEGFPDTTESMRILKGIGINRLLIESPGYGNYLVKQKMMDEFFLNISGVYIGGGDTMTLGKADQGFSAEAHPHTKLMSIHIFNEYFAYFRYKFNYEFI; encoded by the coding sequence ATGAGTTTACCTATGATTCCGTTTGACGCGGAAAAAATAAAAATCAGATCTGTCTATCAGAGTCAGGAGCTCGCACATTACATAGACCTTCCGGTTCCCTCTGAGAAGATAAAGCAGGTATATGGCGATGAACTCCGGTTTCCTGAGAACCGGGAAGACAGACCCTACCTTTTTTCCTCGTTTGTATCTTCCATCGACGGGAAATTGGCTTACGCAGATAAGCCAAGTGCGTTTTATGTTGCCGGAAAGAATCAGCTGGCGGGAGCAGGAAAAGATACAGATTTCTGGATTTTGAACGCGCTGCGGGGTGTCTGCGATGCGGCACTCATTGGAGGAAACTCCATGGGGACAGACCCCGACTATTCCATGCACTGCATGGATGCGGATATTGAAGAGGATCGTATCAAGGCAGGCCTTTCAAGGGTTCCTCTGAATATCATCATGACCCTTGATGCCACTGATGTACCTTTGGATCATACGCTGCTGGCAAATGAAAAGGTTCCGGTACTTATGATCACGTCTCCGGCAGGCATGAACCATGTTCGCTCTGCTTACAAAGGAGATTTTCTTACGGTTTCAGGACAAGAGCCTGCGGAGTTGATCAGAGAAAAGATACAGGGAGCAGTGCCCGGCGTATTGCCGATTCTGGTAACCGGTAGCGAGGGTTTCCCGGATACGACAGAGTCCATGAGGATTCTAAAGGGAATTGGAATCAACCGCCTTTTAATCGAATCACCCGGTTACGGCAATTACTTGGTGAAACAGAAAATGATGGATGAATTCTTCCTAAATATTTCGGGAGTATACATCGGAGGCGGGGATACCATGACACTGGGAAAGGCAGACCAAGGCTTTTCCGCAGAAGCACACCCCCATACGAAGCTAATGTCAATTCATATCTTCAATGAGTACTTTGCTTATTTCAGATACAAATTCAATTATGAGTTTATCTAA
- a CDS encoding ABC transporter permease, translating to MRAVSRLGKGSQWRDRCKSWAVTLGILILWFAVSKTGIWSSYVLPSPERVWIAFLVMVKSGVLFIHIWDSFLRVFTGFWIAFFLAFCLGILAGIKPSASAYYNHIVEFMRNVPPLSLIPLLILWFGIGETSKIIIIVLASFFPMFLNIKKGLASCDPKLLEVGTSLNFTPWQKFARIMLPNAIPDILIGMRVGLGYSWRAIIGAEMIAAASGLGYLILDSQQMSRSDKVIVGIFVIGIVGYCCDQLFSRAIRKLAHGGVYDSWS from the coding sequence ATGAGAGCTGTCAGCAGATTGGGAAAGGGTAGTCAATGGCGAGACCGGTGTAAATCCTGGGCGGTTACCCTAGGGATTCTAATCCTTTGGTTTGCAGTCAGTAAAACAGGTATCTGGAGCAGTTACGTACTACCATCACCGGAACGAGTCTGGATTGCCTTTCTTGTCATGGTAAAGTCGGGAGTGCTCTTTATCCATATCTGGGATAGCTTTTTACGGGTGTTTACCGGGTTTTGGATTGCGTTTTTTCTCGCCTTTTGCTTGGGCATACTGGCAGGAATCAAGCCGTCAGCATCGGCCTACTATAATCATATCGTGGAGTTTATGAGGAATGTTCCCCCGCTCAGTTTGATTCCCCTCCTAATTTTATGGTTTGGCATTGGTGAGACGTCCAAAATTATTATCATCGTGCTGGCTTCCTTCTTTCCAATGTTTCTCAATATAAAGAAGGGTCTTGCATCCTGTGATCCAAAGCTTCTGGAGGTAGGCACCTCGTTGAACTTCACTCCTTGGCAAAAGTTCGCCCGCATTATGCTTCCCAATGCAATTCCTGATATTTTGATTGGAATGAGAGTCGGGTTGGGTTACAGCTGGCGGGCAATCATCGGAGCAGAAATGATTGCTGCCGCAAGCGGACTAGGATATCTGATTTTGGATTCCCAGCAAATGTCTCGGTCGGACAAGGTAATTGTGGGGATTTTCGTAATCGGAATTGTGGGATATTGCTGTGACCAGCTGTTCTCACGAGCCATCAGGAAGCTCGCACATGGGGGTGTTTATGATAGCTGGAGTTAA
- a CDS encoding deoxyribose-phosphate aldolase — MNLKVRRMNHIFKEDGKTLIVAIDHGTYNGAAEGLEHPGETIEKISAGGADAVLCNFGVARAFAKELAPLGYIARLDLPPTYMGKGHDSRLVFDADYAMHLGADAVMVNVGQGVGVEEITYPQLAQAIAYCDSIGMPVCSEPVPGGFDAGPDFKTLDNIARGARIACEIGCDFMKVGYAPGFERVVDETFVPLVVLGGAKTKDEKEFLGSIRSAMDAGASGVAIGRNIWGSGNTVSMTKALAAIIHKNASVEEAYEILKTGR, encoded by the coding sequence ATGAATTTGAAAGTGAGGAGAATGAATCACATTTTTAAGGAGGATGGAAAAACCCTGATCGTTGCCATTGACCATGGAACCTACAACGGGGCGGCAGAAGGGCTGGAACATCCCGGAGAGACCATTGAGAAAATATCCGCGGGAGGTGCAGACGCAGTACTGTGTAATTTCGGAGTGGCAAGAGCCTTTGCCAAAGAACTGGCACCGCTGGGGTATATTGCAAGACTGGATCTGCCGCCCACCTATATGGGCAAAGGGCACGACAGCAGGCTCGTTTTCGATGCTGACTATGCCATGCACCTGGGCGCCGATGCAGTAATGGTCAATGTTGGGCAGGGAGTCGGTGTTGAGGAAATTACATATCCCCAACTTGCGCAGGCAATTGCATACTGTGACAGCATTGGAATGCCGGTGTGCTCTGAGCCGGTTCCCGGAGGCTTTGACGCCGGTCCTGACTTTAAAACCCTGGACAATATTGCAAGGGGAGCCAGAATTGCCTGCGAAATCGGTTGCGATTTCATGAAAGTCGGATACGCGCCGGGGTTTGAACGGGTTGTTGATGAAACCTTTGTCCCGCTGGTAGTGCTGGGAGGAGCCAAGACAAAGGATGAGAAGGAGTTTTTAGGGTCAATCCGGTCGGCCATGGACGCTGGCGCAAGTGGTGTTGCCATCGGAAGAAACATATGGGGAAGCGGAAATACGGTTTCCATGACAAAAGCGCTGGCTGCAATCATACATAAGAATGCTTCTGTAGAAGAGGCATATGAGATCCTGAAGACAGGGAGATAG
- a CDS encoding 4-(cytidine 5'-diphospho)-2-C-methyl-D-erythritol kinase yields the protein MKELILKAYAKINLSIDVLGKLPSGYHEVLMVMEQVDLYDTVKIIWQEGLEAGSIKGNPKDASGDAEGVAGRLDDDVAINLSTSLSYLPDDQGNIAYRAAERMIREYGKGRIGTFQIHIDKRIPVAAGLAGGSANCAAVLHGVNQLWNLGLDLKTLMRHGTALGADVPFCLAGQAALNKNLYLHKDPLAGTCAAASGIGEKLEQISPMKAWVLLSKPSISISTAQVYGGLNLEEIENRPNTVELKAGLREGNYYKISKNMTNVLENYSLKEYPVIVYTKNKMEQEGNAYKVLMSGSGPTVFGLYTSKRKGEAAYSKLRQLNQETFFVKAL from the coding sequence ATGAAAGAGCTTATTCTGAAAGCGTATGCGAAGATCAATCTCTCCATTGACGTATTGGGAAAACTCCCAAGCGGCTACCATGAGGTACTCATGGTAATGGAGCAGGTGGATCTATATGATACCGTAAAAATAATATGGCAGGAGGGTCTTGAAGCAGGGTCAATAAAGGGCAATCCAAAGGACGCAAGCGGAGATGCAGAAGGGGTGGCCGGAAGATTGGACGATGATGTTGCAATCAACCTTTCCACCAGTCTGTCCTACCTGCCTGATGACCAAGGAAACATTGCTTATCGAGCTGCAGAGAGAATGATTCGGGAGTACGGAAAGGGCCGCATTGGAACGTTCCAAATCCACATCGATAAGAGGATTCCGGTGGCTGCCGGACTTGCGGGAGGCAGTGCCAATTGCGCGGCAGTTCTGCATGGGGTCAATCAACTTTGGAATCTGGGACTTGACTTAAAAACTCTAATGCGGCATGGTACCGCATTGGGCGCAGATGTTCCGTTTTGTCTGGCAGGGCAGGCAGCGCTCAACAAGAATTTGTATTTACATAAAGATCCACTTGCCGGAACCTGTGCGGCAGCATCGGGAATTGGGGAGAAACTTGAGCAGATTTCTCCGATGAAGGCATGGGTATTGCTGTCAAAACCGTCCATCAGCATTTCGACGGCTCAGGTCTACGGAGGACTGAACCTGGAAGAGATTGAAAATCGCCCAAACACCGTGGAATTAAAGGCCGGACTGAGGGAAGGGAACTACTATAAAATTTCAAAAAATATGACGAATGTACTTGAAAATTATAGCCTAAAAGAGTATCCTGTAATTGTGTATACAAAGAACAAAATGGAGCAGGAAGGGAACGCTTATAAAGTATTGATGAGCGGAAGCGGCCCCACAGTGTTCGGACTTTATACCAGTAAAAGGAAAGGTGAAGCGGCATATTCGAAGCTCAGACAGCTAAACCAGGAAACCTTTTTTGTAAAAGCACTATGA
- a CDS encoding CvpA family protein — MWFDIIIAAILLTSVIQGYRKGFFQTFIHTAGWLLSVVLGFVWYPHVIKFLKEETGLYGSVHEKIAERIAENTGSAADAAMTGIPDIIRDILNKAIDSAANTIAQSVSDSVSNLIFSIIGFLVIALAIKLVFYILTMLFSKEKNKGIIGGIDGFLGIFAGALKGLILVYILLALLVPVSSLWGAAFLSEGLDGSILGGYLYDNNLILMAVKGLF; from the coding sequence ATGTGGTTTGATATTATTATCGCTGCCATTCTTCTAACTTCGGTTATCCAAGGGTATCGGAAAGGGTTCTTTCAGACCTTCATCCATACCGCAGGATGGCTTCTATCAGTGGTTCTGGGCTTTGTCTGGTATCCCCACGTCATCAAGTTCTTGAAAGAAGAAACGGGTCTTTATGGCTCTGTACACGAAAAAATTGCAGAAAGAATTGCAGAGAATACCGGTTCTGCAGCAGATGCTGCCATGACAGGAATCCCGGACATTATCCGTGATATTCTGAACAAGGCAATTGATTCCGCTGCAAACACTATTGCACAGTCGGTATCGGACAGCGTATCAAATTTAATTTTTAGTATCATCGGTTTTCTGGTGATAGCCCTTGCCATAAAGCTGGTGTTTTATATTCTAACCATGCTTTTTTCCAAGGAAAAAAACAAAGGCATCATCGGCGGTATCGACGGGTTTCTCGGAATTTTCGCCGGTGCACTAAAGGGGCTGATTCTGGTTTACATACTACTGGCGCTGTTGGTTCCGGTTTCCAGCCTGTGGGGCGCTGCCTTCCTATCGGAGGGACTGGACGGCTCGATCCTGGGCGGTTATCTATATGATAACAATCTGATATTAATGGCCGTAAAAGGACTGTTTTAA
- a CDS encoding nucleoside deaminase: MLEAFKEAEKALSLGEVPIGAVIEKDGMIIGRGHNKTETDKDPTAHAEMIAIREAAGTLGGWRLLGCRMYVTTEPCSMCAGAMVLARIQKVFIGTLDRKTGACGSLSNILQDERLNHNVQIETGIMQQQCEKIMKSFFQKLRKKKSEEDTI; the protein is encoded by the coding sequence ATGCTGGAAGCATTTAAAGAAGCAGAAAAAGCTCTTTCCCTGGGTGAAGTACCCATTGGCGCCGTCATCGAAAAGGACGGTATGATCATCGGCCGGGGGCATAACAAGACAGAGACAGACAAAGACCCCACTGCTCATGCTGAGATGATTGCAATCCGGGAGGCTGCCGGAACGCTGGGGGGTTGGAGGCTCCTCGGCTGCCGTATGTATGTAACAACGGAGCCCTGCTCCATGTGTGCCGGAGCCATGGTTCTGGCAAGAATCCAAAAGGTTTTCATAGGAACCTTGGATCGGAAAACTGGCGCTTGCGGGTCCCTGTCCAATATTTTGCAGGATGAAAGATTAAATCATAATGTGCAGATAGAAACTGGAATCATGCAGCAGCAATGTGAGAAAATCATGAAATCATTTTTCCAGAAGCTTAGAAAAAAGAAATCGGAGGAAGATACAATATGA
- a CDS encoding zinc-binding dehydrogenase yields MKAAIMPEAGKIEFAEVTLPQMQEDEVLVAIKAVGICTFEQGFYYGKSRGFPFAGGHEICGVVEKIGSKVAQDLKVGDKVAVLSLTRCGECYYCRRGYDNQCENAADVQKIPGASGPGGFAEKFIAKGYEVYKIDKEIPFARGTLAEPLACVTLSLNAACVQVGDYALVCGGGAMGIIHLLLAKQRGLKVIVSEPENTRRGKALEFGADYVIDPINQNLEAEIKAITSGRGVEKAFFTAGGKAAIEGAIRALAIRGTLVIYGGTSAEDSFTVDPKWFHYKEITITGVTKHTKETIRVAVELLGARDLPLDRLITSQFPFDNLEDALVEARNTSSYRPVVLMD; encoded by the coding sequence ATAAAAGCGGCAATTATGCCGGAAGCCGGCAAGATTGAGTTTGCCGAGGTTACGCTTCCGCAAATGCAGGAGGATGAAGTGCTGGTTGCCATAAAGGCTGTTGGAATCTGCACCTTTGAACAGGGCTTCTATTATGGGAAGTCCAGGGGCTTCCCATTTGCGGGAGGTCACGAAATCTGCGGTGTTGTAGAAAAGATTGGAAGCAAGGTGGCACAGGATTTAAAGGTGGGGGACAAAGTTGCAGTACTCAGCCTGACCCGGTGCGGTGAATGCTATTACTGCAGGAGAGGCTATGACAACCAGTGTGAAAATGCAGCTGATGTACAAAAAATACCCGGAGCCTCCGGCCCGGGCGGATTTGCGGAGAAATTCATTGCCAAAGGATACGAGGTTTACAAAATTGACAAGGAGATTCCCTTTGCCAGAGGAACTTTGGCAGAGCCGCTGGCCTGCGTAACGCTAAGTCTGAATGCAGCCTGTGTGCAGGTAGGAGATTATGCACTAGTCTGCGGCGGGGGAGCCATGGGTATTATCCACCTTCTTTTGGCAAAACAGAGAGGACTCAAGGTCATCGTCAGTGAACCGGAAAACACCAGAAGGGGGAAGGCGTTGGAATTTGGTGCGGATTATGTGATTGACCCCATCAATCAAAATCTGGAGGCCGAAATAAAAGCAATTACCAGCGGACGTGGCGTTGAGAAAGCATTTTTTACAGCCGGTGGAAAAGCGGCAATCGAGGGTGCCATCAGAGCACTTGCGATTCGAGGAACCCTGGTCATTTACGGAGGAACCAGTGCGGAAGACAGCTTTACCGTAGATCCCAAATGGTTCCATTATAAGGAGATCACCATAACAGGTGTCACAAAGCATACAAAGGAAACCATCCGGGTAGCAGTTGAACTGCTTGGAGCAAGAGACCTGCCTCTTGACCGTCTGATCACCTCGCAGTTCCCCTTTGACAATCTAGAGGATGCGCTGGTGGAAGCCCGGAACACGTCTTCCTACAGGCCTGTTGTTCTCATGGATTAG
- a CDS encoding amino acid ABC transporter permease, which yields MDLGKVFGELNPLLLIGLKMTISVTVLALIFAFALGLVSCFFTLSKKPVLGWISKLYVGLIRGTPLLVQVFYIFFAIPQMMQFLGFDVRLTPFLAGLITLTLNAGAYMSEIFRGAINAVNTGQMEAARSLGLNHGQAMKKVILPQALRICLPSLVNQFIITLKDSSLISVIGFADIMYQAKIYQGRTMQSFATYTWVAVYYLVLIAILTFIAKQVERKVKI from the coding sequence ATGGACTTAGGTAAAGTTTTCGGCGAGTTAAACCCGCTGCTTTTGATTGGGCTTAAAATGACCATTTCCGTGACGGTGCTTGCATTAATTTTCGCATTTGCCCTGGGATTGGTATCCTGTTTCTTTACCCTTTCAAAGAAGCCGGTGTTAGGCTGGATCTCGAAATTATACGTTGGCCTTATCAGAGGGACTCCGCTGCTGGTACAGGTGTTTTATATCTTCTTCGCAATCCCTCAGATGATGCAATTTCTGGGATTTGACGTTCGATTGACACCGTTCCTTGCGGGACTGATCACGCTGACCTTAAACGCAGGCGCATATATGTCGGAAATCTTCCGCGGTGCAATTAATGCGGTCAATACAGGGCAGATGGAAGCGGCAAGAAGCCTTGGCCTGAACCATGGACAAGCCATGAAAAAGGTCATTCTGCCTCAGGCCCTGCGGATTTGTCTGCCGTCTTTGGTCAATCAGTTCATCATCACCCTGAAGGATTCCTCCTTGATTTCGGTTATTGGCTTTGCTGATATCATGTATCAGGCGAAAATCTACCAGGGGCGTACCATGCAGTCCTTTGCCACGTATACCTGGGTCGCTGTGTACTATCTTGTACTGATTGCCATACTTACGTTTATTGCAAAGCAGGTCGAAAGGAAGGTGAAGATATGA